In Nitratiruptor sp. YY09-18, a single window of DNA contains:
- a CDS encoding flagellar protein FlaG yields MDVKAISSMQAALDMHTANSAQKEFTPQEQKTLSDEEFFQKLNPQTQNDIIKKTIEKFNQKMQLFNSSLRVEIDKDTGIQVVKIVDNESKEVIRQLPPESVLKIAKYIDEITGLLFEKKA; encoded by the coding sequence ATGGACGTCAAAGCTATTAGTTCTATGCAGGCTGCACTTGATATGCACACAGCCAACAGTGCACAAAAAGAGTTTACTCCACAAGAGCAAAAAACTCTTAGTGATGAAGAATTCTTTCAAAAGCTTAATCCTCAAACACAAAATGATATAATTAAAAAAACGATAGAAAAATTCAATCAAAAAATGCAGCTATTCAATTCTTCGCTCCGCGTTGAGATAGATAAAGACACAGGAATACAGGTGGTCAAGATAGTAGATAATGAATCAAAAGAAGTAATTCGTCAGCTACCACCAGAATCTGTCCTCAAAATTGCTAAGTATATCGATGAGATAACTGGGCTCTTGTTTGAGAAGAAGGCTTAG
- the fliD gene encoding flagellar filament capping protein FliD gives MAGEIYLSNLSGQFDYQQILQKYQQLKFQQVDVIQQKEEKVKKAESAFKTFANMLEDFKKKFDAIKDGSIVDQKTVNVSNEDVAGVSITNESKVNPTKLSFTVSQLASNDIWLSQAGKTNRTDAVATQDGTLTLSINGQDIAVDYTATDTLDSIASKINQATNEANASVFYNGSSYKLIISSTNTGESNQINFSDTGDLLDQLQLGSSYNASHVQTAQNAVIDIYGQQVTSQTNTFSNVIDGIDITVKKESSDPVQIAIEQDSEAPKQAIEDLFSAYNSLVDYIKEKSGKDGELSGDYSLHSIHATIFNKLTPFMEKGLIDVDHTNGHISLRSNEFASLLKNDKDALKNTIDEVKIALEPYLDFLFDPQGTIKQKEKNYQRKIQKYEDSIEQIIKRIDKESEILKKQFINLDSLLAQMNDVRSRLSAILPKDTKQ, from the coding sequence ATGGCTGGAGAGATCTATCTTAGCAATCTAAGTGGACAGTTTGACTACCAGCAAATTCTTCAAAAATATCAACAACTTAAATTCCAGCAAGTCGATGTAATCCAGCAAAAAGAGGAAAAAGTCAAGAAGGCAGAATCTGCTTTCAAGACTTTTGCAAATATGCTCGAAGATTTCAAGAAAAAGTTTGATGCAATCAAAGATGGATCAATTGTTGATCAAAAAACAGTAAATGTGAGCAATGAAGATGTAGCAGGGGTAAGTATCACAAATGAGAGCAAAGTAAATCCTACAAAGCTCTCCTTTACTGTTTCACAACTTGCTTCAAATGATATCTGGCTATCGCAAGCTGGCAAGACCAATCGCACAGATGCAGTAGCTACGCAAGATGGTACTTTGACACTCAGCATCAATGGTCAAGACATTGCTGTTGACTATACCGCAACTGATACTCTTGATAGTATTGCAAGCAAAATCAATCAAGCTACAAACGAAGCTAATGCTTCTGTTTTTTACAATGGAAGCAGTTATAAGCTTATTATCTCTTCAACTAACACTGGAGAGAGCAATCAGATAAACTTTAGTGATACTGGTGATCTTCTCGATCAACTGCAACTTGGTAGCAGCTATAATGCTTCTCATGTACAAACCGCCCAAAATGCTGTGATCGATATTTATGGTCAGCAGGTTACATCACAAACAAATACCTTTTCTAATGTTATTGATGGGATAGATATCACTGTCAAAAAAGAGAGCAGTGATCCTGTTCAAATAGCTATAGAGCAAGATAGTGAGGCTCCAAAGCAAGCTATTGAAGATCTCTTTAGTGCATATAATTCATTGGTGGATTACATCAAAGAAAAGAGTGGAAAAGATGGGGAGTTGAGTGGTGATTATTCTTTGCATTCAATACATGCAACAATTTTTAATAAGCTCACTCCCTTTATGGAAAAAGGACTCATTGATGTAGATCATACCAATGGGCACATATCTTTGCGTAGCAATGAGTTTGCATCCCTTCTAAAAAACGATAAAGATGCATTGAAAAATACAATAGATGAAGTAAAAATAGCTCTTGAGCCATATCTTGACTTCCTCTTTGATCCTCAAGGAACAATCAAGCAAAAAGAGAAAAACTATCAAAGAAAAATACAAAAATATGAAGATAGTATCGAGCAAATCATCAAAAGAATTGATAAAGAGAGCGAAATACTAAAAAAACAGTTTATTAATCTTGATTCACTTCTTGCACAGATGAATGATGTGCGCTCAAGACTCAGTGCAATTTTGCCAAAAGATACTAAACAGTAA
- the flgK gene encoding flagellar hook-associated protein FlgK, whose translation MSLFNLLNINSQSLNSFQKGIDLVNKNINNVNNKDYSKERAVFIELANYGVSLAEAYRIFDQRYFDRYIHENQKYSFYNEVASSLGTIESIFNDVQGSGFAEEFNKYYLAINDIINEPDNIPARNAFIERAKVLISKFQNSYESLENEKDNLHLAMQSEADTINNLTQNLALINKKIAGQPKNLIPEQEKLNSLLNERDKLIKELSKHIDVKVRYNPNQTADIFSAKGHALVLHDNSYKLSIDTTNSKDLGYDLKTFSAKISINGQELTGDFAKGRLSAKLQVEKRIDDTITKLNKLLHTFATENNNVNKNGYDLVGNQGKDIFASSDTTQQINLANIIVAIQNPEEIAAAKDAGDLPNDNSNIKDLYALKDKPITELDNKTFYNYYIKMVSDIANEKNRNEGLAQDTEQLVNALDDKLQEIGGVNLDEELVNLTQLQRSYQAAARVISVTDKLLETVMNIIR comes from the coding sequence ATGTCTCTTTTTAACCTACTTAATATCAACAGCCAGTCTCTCAACAGCTTTCAAAAAGGCATAGATCTTGTCAATAAAAATATAAATAATGTTAATAACAAAGACTACTCCAAAGAGAGAGCTGTTTTTATCGAACTTGCAAACTATGGTGTCTCACTTGCTGAAGCGTACCGTATCTTTGATCAGCGCTACTTTGATCGCTACATACATGAAAACCAAAAGTATTCTTTTTACAATGAGGTTGCTTCATCTTTAGGCACTATTGAATCGATTTTTAATGATGTTCAAGGAAGTGGTTTTGCTGAAGAGTTTAACAAATACTACCTTGCAATCAATGATATTATCAACGAACCAGATAATATCCCTGCGCGCAATGCATTTATAGAGAGAGCAAAGGTTTTGATATCAAAATTTCAAAACAGCTACGAATCGCTCGAAAATGAAAAAGACAACCTCCATCTTGCTATGCAAAGTGAAGCTGATACCATCAACAACCTTACCCAAAATCTTGCACTCATTAATAAAAAAATAGCGGGTCAACCAAAAAATCTCATCCCAGAGCAAGAAAAGCTCAACTCACTGCTCAATGAGCGTGATAAACTCATCAAAGAACTCAGCAAACATATCGATGTAAAGGTGCGCTACAATCCAAATCAGACAGCTGATATCTTCAGCGCCAAAGGGCATGCTCTCGTTCTGCATGATAATAGCTATAAACTCAGCATCGATACTACCAACTCAAAAGACCTAGGATATGATCTCAAAACATTTTCAGCCAAAATCTCTATCAATGGACAAGAGTTGACTGGCGATTTCGCTAAGGGTAGACTCAGTGCAAAACTGCAAGTAGAAAAAAGAATTGATGATACTATTACCAAACTCAACAAGCTCTTACACACTTTCGCTACAGAAAATAACAACGTTAATAAAAATGGATATGATCTTGTTGGAAATCAAGGCAAGGATATCTTTGCTTCTTCAGATACTACACAGCAGATAAACCTTGCTAATATCATAGTAGCCATCCAAAACCCTGAAGAGATTGCAGCTGCAAAAGATGCAGGCGACCTCCCAAATGATAATAGTAATATAAAAGATCTCTATGCACTCAAAGACAAACCAATAACCGAACTTGACAATAAAACATTCTATAACTATTATATAAAGATGGTGAGTGATATTGCGAATGAGAAAAATCGCAATGAAGGTCTTGCGCAGGACACTGAGCAACTTGTCAATGCCTTGGATGATAAGTTACAAGAGATTGGTGGAGTCAATCTTGATGAGGAGCTAGTCAATCTTACGCAGTTGCAGCGATCATACCAAGCAGCAGCACGAGTAATCAGTGTAACTGACAAGCTATTAGAAACTGTTATGAATATAATTCGCTAA
- the fliS gene encoding flagellar export chaperone FliS, giving the protein MNPLDAYMKNSVQTASPLQQVILLYEKAIVCLKAAKEDIKNGDIKSKIGNITKVSDIIRALDSSLDFKNGGEIATNLHALYDFIDRSLFEVHTKNDAQLIDDLIEILSNLKEGWEGIQSKV; this is encoded by the coding sequence ATGAACCCTCTTGATGCATATATGAAAAACAGTGTGCAGACTGCTTCACCATTGCAACAGGTGATTTTGCTCTACGAGAAAGCAATAGTATGCTTGAAAGCAGCAAAAGAGGATATAAAAAATGGTGATATCAAATCTAAAATCGGCAACATTACAAAAGTAAGCGATATTATCAGAGCCCTTGATAGTTCGCTTGATTTTAAAAATGGTGGCGAAATTGCAACAAATTTACATGCACTGTATGATTTTATCGATAGAAGTCTCTTTGAAGTGCACACAAAGAATGATGCACAACTTATAGATGACCTCATAGAGATTTTGTCAAATCTCAAAGAAGGCTGGGAGGGGATACAATCAAAAGTATAG
- the flgL gene encoding flagellar hook-associated protein FlgL, producing the protein MRVSNNQIYHTFLKYDKTRQANIARYTNQIASGKRILNPSDDIVAVAKSLKVKETANEIDGYLRNITTVENHQIAAQTSLTNIYDAAQDARAEIVRLLNHGVLDQEDAEIVDDYLQGLKNYIIDQANTKIGDTYLFSGTKSDIRPFNLDGTYNGNETTQTVPVSKGYEVDSTFNGKEALGVDTQSGKIKVVEIIDRIHDKIQAGTLTGIDDSWLEEFDQGMEEISKHHSFIGSQQKNVEDFKLQHEMYKTVYNDMIAKFEDADVAEAVAKLEQSKVAYEASMAVFSQNKDLSLLKYFAA; encoded by the coding sequence ATGAGAGTAAGTAATAATCAGATTTATCATACATTCTTGAAGTATGATAAAACAAGACAAGCCAATATTGCCCGCTATACTAATCAGATAGCATCTGGCAAGCGCATTCTCAACCCATCTGATGATATCGTAGCTGTCGCAAAATCGCTCAAAGTCAAAGAGACTGCGAACGAAATTGATGGATATTTGCGCAATATCACTACAGTAGAAAATCATCAGATTGCAGCACAGACTTCTCTAACCAACATCTATGATGCAGCGCAGGATGCAAGAGCAGAAATAGTGCGTCTCCTCAATCATGGAGTCCTGGATCAAGAGGATGCAGAGATTGTCGATGATTATCTCCAAGGGCTCAAAAACTATATCATTGACCAAGCAAATACGAAAATTGGAGATACCTATCTCTTTTCTGGTACCAAGAGTGACATAAGGCCCTTTAATCTAGATGGAACATATAATGGTAATGAAACGACACAAACTGTTCCTGTGTCCAAAGGGTATGAAGTAGACAGCACATTCAATGGCAAAGAGGCTCTTGGTGTTGACACACAATCAGGCAAGATAAAAGTAGTGGAGATAATAGACCGTATTCATGACAAAATTCAAGCAGGTACGCTTACTGGTATCGATGACTCATGGCTTGAAGAGTTTGATCAAGGAATGGAAGAGATATCCAAGCATCACTCATTCATCGGTAGTCAACAAAAAAATGTTGAAGACTTCAAACTTCAACATGAAATGTATAAAACTGTGTATAATGATATGATCGCAAAATTTGAAGATGCAGATGTAGCTGAAGCAGTTGCCAAACTTGAACAATCAAAAGTGGCATACGAAGCATCTATGGCAGTCTTCTCACAAAATAAAGATCTCTCTTTACTTAAATACTTCGCAGCTTAA
- the glmS gene encoding glutamine--fructose-6-phosphate transaminase (isomerizing), with product MCGIVGYVGSNDIKNFLLEGLKELEYRGYDSAGMAILQDDSLKICKAVGKLENLQKKCQDIKVDGFGVGIAHTRWATHGKPTELNAHPHFGEFSYVVHNGIIENYKELKESLDAKFVSQTDTEVIVHLFEKNIEELKDPLKAFKATIDALKGAYAILLITKAAPDKIFFAKEGSPLIVGRNGDEIYFASSDAPLIGYAKEVHYLEDGEWGVVQRGEVQLFSHDQKIEPEFKPLTINKELAQKGGYRFFMEKEIYEQSDVITETMMGRITENGVDFEEIDEEYLKGITSIKICACGTSYHAGLSGAYLIEKLARVPVTCEIASEFRYKDPVLHKDTLFIVISQSGETADTLEALKMAKNAGLKTLAICNVDNSSIVRLADRTILTRAGIEKGVASTKAFTTQVMVLWMFALYLAQSAKTLDESQHKKELEAIMHTPHALKVDENMHERLKRLSKRYLHGHGFFFIGRDIFFPLALEGALKLKEISYLHAEGYPAGEMKHGPIALADPELFTIALMPKNLLYDKIKSNVEELSARDSTICAISSLEFDLADDFVRIHEWDHFMLEYYEMAVVLQLLAMEIAIRLGNDVDMPRNLAKSVTVE from the coding sequence GTGTGCGGAATTGTTGGGTATGTAGGAAGTAATGATATTAAAAACTTTTTACTTGAAGGTCTCAAAGAGCTTGAGTATAGAGGCTACGATAGTGCCGGGATGGCGATTTTGCAAGATGATAGTCTCAAAATCTGCAAAGCGGTAGGAAAACTAGAAAATCTGCAGAAGAAGTGCCAAGATATAAAAGTAGATGGTTTTGGTGTAGGAATAGCACACACAAGATGGGCAACTCATGGTAAACCCACTGAACTCAACGCCCACCCCCATTTTGGCGAATTTAGCTACGTAGTGCATAACGGAATTATAGAAAACTACAAAGAGCTCAAAGAGAGCCTCGATGCAAAGTTTGTAAGCCAAACAGATACTGAAGTGATCGTGCATCTTTTTGAAAAGAACATCGAAGAGCTCAAAGACCCTCTCAAAGCTTTTAAAGCTACAATCGATGCCCTCAAAGGTGCATACGCAATTTTACTCATTACAAAAGCTGCGCCAGACAAGATCTTTTTTGCCAAAGAGGGCTCACCCCTTATAGTAGGAAGAAATGGGGATGAGATCTACTTTGCTTCAAGCGATGCTCCACTCATTGGATATGCAAAAGAGGTGCACTACCTTGAAGATGGAGAGTGGGGAGTAGTACAAAGAGGCGAGGTGCAGCTCTTTTCGCACGATCAAAAAATCGAACCAGAATTTAAGCCTCTTACAATCAATAAAGAGCTAGCACAAAAAGGTGGCTATCGCTTCTTTATGGAAAAAGAGATATATGAGCAAAGTGATGTGATCACTGAGACGATGATGGGTCGCATCACTGAAAATGGTGTTGATTTTGAAGAGATTGACGAAGAGTATCTCAAAGGAATCACCTCTATAAAAATCTGCGCATGTGGAACCAGCTACCATGCAGGACTGAGTGGGGCTTATTTGATTGAAAAACTTGCAAGAGTTCCGGTCACATGTGAAATTGCAAGCGAGTTTCGCTATAAAGACCCCGTACTTCATAAAGATACCCTCTTTATCGTCATTAGCCAAAGTGGTGAGACAGCTGATACGCTTGAAGCTCTCAAGATGGCTAAGAATGCTGGGCTTAAAACTTTGGCAATATGCAATGTAGATAACTCTTCAATCGTACGCCTAGCAGATCGCACTATTCTAACTCGGGCTGGTATCGAAAAAGGTGTAGCAAGCACTAAAGCCTTCACGACACAAGTGATGGTGCTGTGGATGTTTGCTCTATACCTAGCACAAAGTGCAAAAACGCTCGATGAGTCACAACACAAAAAAGAACTAGAAGCGATCATGCATACTCCTCATGCACTCAAAGTAGATGAGAATATGCATGAACGACTCAAGAGACTTTCAAAGCGCTATCTCCATGGACATGGATTTTTCTTTATAGGCAGAGACATATTCTTCCCACTTGCCCTTGAGGGTGCGCTTAAGCTCAAAGAGATCAGCTATCTCCATGCTGAAGGATATCCAGCTGGAGAGATGAAGCATGGACCTATAGCCCTAGCCGATCCTGAGCTCTTTACCATAGCTCTCATGCCAAAAAATCTTCTCTACGACAAAATCAAAAGCAACGTAGAAGAGCTCAGTGCAAGAGATTCGACAATATGTGCTATTAGTTCTTTGGAGTTTGATCTGGCTGATGATTTTGTTCGCATCCATGAGTGGGACCACTTCATGCTTGAGTATTACGAGATGGCAGTTGTATTGCAGCTACTAGCAATGGAGATAGCTATTAGGCTTGGTAATGACGTAGATATGCCAAGGAACCTGGCAAAATCAGTAACGGTGGAGTAA
- a CDS encoding HD domain-containing protein, giving the protein MDIKLQIEELLDTGASDHEISKRVKSTIQDYFHHLEEVFDQTQGKDFLVKHTKYIDSLIQIIFRVAIRKLFGIYAPLSNTIPITLVALGSYGREQLAPYSDIDLMIVYEDVKGFNTKEIIEKVLYIIWDTGLKLGHRVHKIGELQEVANSDNTIKTALIESRYIVGSKYLWFKIESELGKIRHTNQKEFIFQKMQEAENRRKKYPLNMQPYIKEGVGGLRDSNLLYWIANVLYGVRSLKDLQGKLFSEEEYKEYRVALEWLFRLRSALHLVAKKKEDRLLFEYIPELVQKLDVKGATSQKKQQNLMTKTFQAMHTIDQFSQIFTKKMVGKFLFNPQNFTLLKNRRVADGVYLCDEKFYASFQCRSHPLKKLLEVVINNAFNASDPSFVYYSSKSKSSKILSQSNAKLVKKLFYKEKLYPALKLLHQSKLLPVVVPPMKKVMHMPQFDGYHQFPVDLHSIACVEALENIKDPFLQELYQTLSSDEKAMLKLITLLHDSGKGRRQRHHEVGAKLLKSYAQKLGFAQELIETGAILIKHHTDMTETAYNKDIHSEKVVLSFVAPLKTKKRLDMLYLLTYADVNGVGKNVYSSYNAKLLRDLYNLSLEALANEKILDEVSRRLRKENTLKRHKDFQALPKLLQRKILSIESNLFFIRHTSSEIIDIAKRAYETQKYSYHIWNDEYLKIEIIRQVPINLGYLLGKLSYLDVASMEVFKLFDERKYFRIEFLETDEQNIDYIRQVIENSFDMSKKIKLSKPIIDQSGIKIECNHSKTYAMMSLEAPNQKGLLAYVSKIFDEFGIDIATAKINTIRNKAKDLFLIEKNGKFCSKKEEILEKLVGVN; this is encoded by the coding sequence TTGGATATCAAGCTCCAAATAGAAGAACTCCTCGATACAGGCGCAAGCGATCACGAAATATCAAAAAGAGTCAAATCTACTATACAAGATTATTTTCATCACCTCGAAGAAGTCTTTGATCAAACACAAGGCAAAGATTTTTTGGTCAAACATACTAAATATATTGATAGTCTCATACAGATCATTTTTCGTGTAGCTATTCGCAAACTCTTTGGTATCTATGCTCCACTTTCTAACACTATTCCGATTACATTGGTAGCTCTTGGAAGTTATGGACGTGAACAGCTTGCACCCTATTCAGACATAGACTTGATGATAGTCTATGAGGATGTCAAAGGATTTAATACTAAGGAAATTATAGAAAAGGTTCTCTATATTATCTGGGATACCGGCCTTAAGCTTGGCCATAGGGTCCATAAGATTGGTGAACTCCAAGAGGTAGCTAACAGCGACAATACGATCAAAACTGCCCTCATAGAGTCGCGCTATATAGTGGGAAGTAAATATTTGTGGTTTAAGATCGAAAGTGAACTTGGCAAGATCCGCCACACAAACCAAAAGGAGTTCATCTTCCAAAAGATGCAAGAGGCAGAAAATAGGCGCAAAAAATATCCACTCAATATGCAGCCATATATCAAAGAGGGAGTTGGAGGTCTTAGAGATAGTAATCTTTTATATTGGATAGCAAATGTGCTCTATGGCGTACGCTCACTTAAAGATTTGCAAGGAAAGCTTTTTAGTGAAGAGGAGTACAAAGAGTATAGAGTGGCTTTGGAATGGCTCTTTCGCTTACGCTCTGCTTTGCATTTGGTAGCGAAGAAAAAAGAGGATAGGCTTCTTTTTGAGTATATTCCTGAACTTGTGCAAAAACTTGATGTCAAGGGTGCGACTTCACAAAAGAAACAGCAAAATCTCATGACTAAAACATTTCAAGCGATGCATACTATAGACCAATTTTCTCAAATTTTTACGAAAAAAATGGTAGGAAAATTCCTCTTTAATCCTCAAAATTTTACACTTTTAAAAAATAGAAGAGTAGCTGATGGGGTGTATCTTTGTGATGAGAAGTTCTATGCTTCATTTCAGTGCCGCTCTCACCCTCTCAAAAAGCTCCTAGAAGTTGTGATAAACAACGCATTTAATGCATCTGATCCTAGCTTTGTCTACTATAGTTCAAAGAGCAAAAGTTCCAAAATTCTTTCGCAATCAAATGCGAAGCTTGTAAAAAAACTCTTTTATAAAGAGAAGCTCTATCCTGCTCTCAAACTTCTTCACCAAAGCAAACTCTTGCCTGTCGTCGTGCCGCCAATGAAAAAAGTCATGCATATGCCACAATTTGATGGCTACCATCAGTTTCCTGTGGATCTACACTCCATTGCCTGTGTTGAAGCGCTTGAAAATATCAAAGATCCTTTTTTGCAAGAGCTCTACCAGACTTTAAGCAGTGATGAGAAGGCTATGCTCAAACTCATCACACTCTTGCATGATAGCGGCAAGGGTAGGAGACAAAGACACCACGAAGTAGGAGCAAAACTGCTCAAATCCTATGCGCAAAAACTTGGATTTGCTCAAGAGTTAATAGAAACAGGAGCGATCCTTATCAAGCATCATACAGATATGACAGAGACCGCTTACAATAAAGATATCCATAGCGAAAAGGTGGTTCTCTCTTTTGTAGCGCCTCTGAAAACAAAAAAGCGCCTCGATATGCTCTATCTGCTCACATATGCAGATGTTAACGGTGTAGGAAAAAATGTTTATAGCTCGTACAACGCAAAACTCCTACGCGACCTCTATAATCTCAGCTTAGAGGCTTTAGCAAATGAAAAAATCCTTGATGAAGTGAGCAGAAGACTACGCAAAGAAAATACCCTCAAGCGACACAAAGATTTCCAAGCTCTTCCAAAACTTTTGCAGCGCAAAATTCTCTCCATCGAATCAAATCTCTTTTTTATCCGCCATACGAGTAGCGAAATTATCGACATTGCAAAAAGAGCATATGAGACACAAAAATACTCCTATCATATCTGGAATGATGAGTATCTCAAGATTGAGATAATTCGTCAAGTTCCAATAAACCTTGGATATCTTCTTGGGAAACTCTCCTATCTCGATGTTGCATCCATGGAGGTATTTAAGCTCTTTGATGAACGCAAATATTTTCGTATCGAATTTTTAGAAACAGATGAACAAAATATCGATTATATTCGTCAAGTAATTGAAAACTCCTTTGATATGAGCAAAAAAATAAAGCTATCAAAGCCGATAATAGACCAAAGTGGCATAAAAATCGAGTGTAACCACTCTAAAACTTACGCCATGATGAGCCTAGAAGCCCCCAACCAAAAGGGACTTTTGGCATATGTCTCAAAAATTTTTGATGAGTTTGGTATCGATATTGCTACTGCAAAAATCAATACCATTCGCAATAAAGCGAAAGATCTTTTTTTGATAGAGAAAAATGGAAAGTTTTGTTCTAAAAAAGAAGAGATTTTGGAAAAGTTAGTAGGAGTGAACTAG